The following are encoded together in the Thunnus albacares chromosome 7, fThuAlb1.1, whole genome shotgun sequence genome:
- the rbm28 gene encoding RNA-binding protein 28, with amino-acid sequence MPAQTLFIGSLPASASNERLEEIFSEIGPLKQCFVVREKGSEKCRGFGYVTYSMEEDAQRALKEIKEYDGQKLSVTVAKKKIKDKKKTALKEPAPESAPAPAPSRSEEKSKGFRKNSLKARLIIRNLSFKCSEEDLKQVFAKFGTVLEGKIPLKPDGKMRGFAFVQFKNVSEAAKALNAMNLKEIKGRQVAVDWAVPKDKFVATHPTTSAGNKKTEEAAAKQSDTESDSEDEDEEKDQAAPEKMKVSSKAAVQQVEESQSDDEEEQDSEEEEEDDDDDDDDDGDVSQEGEDDKSSLGSHNDQDDSEDEEEDDEDDEEDESAQKKTTRKLLPSDVNEGRTLFIRNLSFDTEEEGLEEVLLQYGELNYIKIVLHPDTEHSKGCAFAQFKTKEAADRCMAAAQDEAENGGIRVDGRKLLIAVAVTREDAAKLKVNKVKVETGTRNMYLAREGLIRAGTKAAEGVSEADMIKRTRFEEVKKAKLRDIKVFVSKTRLCVHNLPKSVDNKKLKALCLQAVKGSQRVRITECRVMYDKKPERGQVMGQSLGYGFVQFQDHEHALSTLRYLNNNPDIFGSHKRPIVEFSLEDSRKLKIKEIRQQKNKEFFRKQPLKGGVKPHSQKTQSSSELTRERAPHQNQRQNRHVGFQTTPEVEHVDLGDGKKRKKVLPFASHRGPKIRMRDKGKQQAPPPKKARPGSSRKERQRWQMEKPTQPRNQKVKTAKKHFRSRDGDRFDSLVEQYKRKLIGNSGASTTIKRNKWFDS; translated from the exons ATGCCAGCACAGACTCTATTCATCGGTTCTCTGCCAGCTTCGGCTTCAAATGAACGCCTTGAGGAGATATTCTCTGAGATTGGTCCTTTAAAGCAATGCTTCGTGGTCAGAGAGAAAG GCTCAGAAAAATGTCGGGGTTTTGGCTATGTCACATACTCCATGGAGGAGGATGCACAACGAGCcttgaaagaaataaaagaatacGACGGACAGAAGCTTTCTGTGACGGTGgcaaagaagaaaataaaagacaaaaagaaaacag CACTGAAAGAGCCAGCACCAGAATCAGCACCAGCTCCAGCGCCAAGTAGAAGTGAGGAGAAATCCAAAGGCTTCAGGAAAAACAGTCTGAAAGCGAGACTCATCATAAGGAATCTCAGTTTTAAG TGCTCAGAGGAGGATCTGAAGCAAGTTTTTGCCAAGTTTGGAACAGTTCTTGAGGGCAAAATCCCCCTTAAACCTG ATGGGAAGATGCGCGGGTTTGCATTTGtccaatttaaaaatgtgtctgagGCAGCGAAAGCGCTTAATGCTATGAACCTGAAAGAGATTAAAG GTCGGCAGGTAGCAGTTGACTGGGCTGTGCCTAAGGACAAGTTTGTTGCCACACACCCAACTACCAGTGCAG GAAATAAGAAGACAGAGGAAGCAGCTGCAAAACAGTCGGACACAGAGAGTGACAGTGAAGACGAGGATGAAGAAAAGGACCAAGCAGCTCCTGAGAAGATGAA GGTCAGTTCAAAAGCAGCTGTGCAGCAGGTGGAGGAATCACAAtcagatgatgaagaagaacaagacagtgaggaggaggaggaggatgatgatgatgatgatgatgatgatggtgatgtaTCCCAGGAGGGAGAAGACGATAAGAGTAGCCTTGGTTCACATAATGATCAAGatgacagtgaggatgaagaggaagatgatgaggatgacGAAGAAGATGAATCAG CTCAAAAGAAAACCACAAGGAAACTTCTACCTTCAGATGTGAATGAAGGCAGAACACTTTTCATCAG GAACCTGTCCTTTGACACGGAGGAAGAAGGCCTTGAGGAAGTTCTTCTACAGTACGGAGAACTTAACTACATTAAGATTGTTCTCCATCCAGACACAGAACATTCAAAAG GTTGTGCGTTTGCTCAGTTTAAGACTAAAGAGGCTGCAGACAGATGCATGGCTGCAGCACAGGATGAAGCAGAG AACGGAGGTATCCGTGTAGATGGTAGAAAGCTGTTGATTGCAGTGGCAGTGACCAGAGAGGATGCTGCCAAGCTGAAGGTCAACAAAGTGAAAGTAGAAACAGGCACCAGGAATATGTACCTGGCCAGAGAGGGAT TGATCCGTGCTGGAACCAAAGCTGCAGAGGGTGTGTCTGAGGCAGACATGATCAAGAGAACCAGA TTTGAAGAAGTAAAGAAGGCAAAGCTTCGGGACATCAAAGTTTTTGTGTCGAAGACTCGTCTCTGTGTTCATAATCTGCCCAAGTCAGTGGACAATAAAAAACTCAAAGCACTTTGCCTTCAAGCAGTAAAAGGAAGTCAGAGAGTCCGCATCACAGAG TGTAGGGTCATGTATGACAAGAAGCCAGAGAGGGGTCAGGTGATGGGACAATCACTTGGTTATGGCTTTGTCCAGTTCCAGGACCACGAACATGCTCTCAGTACGCTTCGTTACCTCAACAACAACCCCGACATCTTTGGCTCACACAAG AGACCTATTGTCGAGTTCTCCCTGGAGGATTCAAGGAAActcaaaataaaagaaatccgacaacaaaaaaacaag GAGTTTTTCAGAAAACAGCCTTTAAAAGGTGGAGTGAAACCTCATTCCCAAAaaacacagtcttcatcagagCTGACAAGAGAGCGAg ctccTCATCAAAACCAGAGACAAAACAGACACGTCGGCTTCCAGACCACCCCTGAGGTGGAGCATGTAGATTTGGGAGACGGAAAGAAACGGAAGAAGGTTCTACCTTTCGCCTCACACCGAGGACCTAAAATCAG AATGCGTgacaaaggaaaacaacagGCCCCACCACCAAAGAAAGCAAGGCCTGGATCCAGCAGAAAGGAACGTCAAAGATGGCAGATGGAAAAACCCACACAACCCAGAAACCAG aAGGTTAAAACAGCAAAGAAGCATTTCAGGAGCAGGGATGGGGACCGTTTTGACAGCCTGGTGGAGCAGTACAAGAGGAAACTGATTGGTAACAGTGGAGCGAGCACCACCATCAAGAGAAACAAGTGGTTTGATAgttaa
- the LOC122986108 gene encoding leptin-like: MDYSIVAILFSLLHVFNVGTAAPLPVEVEKAKVERMAKQLIVKLNKDFQGPPGRTLTSPADNLDGLSSIVMVLEGYNNLISENFNGVSQVKSEISSLTGYLDQRVKGSCSKHLTKTSVPGPLQELQSRKAFIHTVSIEALMRVKQVLNQLLKNMDHLKTC, from the exons ATGGACTACAGCATCGTGGCCATCCTATTTTCTCTTTTGCACGTTTTTAATGTGGGCACAGCTGCTCCGCTGCCAGTGGAAGTAGAGAAGGCGAAAGTGGAACGGATGGCTAAACAGCTGATTGTTAAGCTGAACAAAGACTTCCAG GGCCCTCCTGGCCGGACACTTACTTCACCCGCTGATAATTTGGATGGACTTTCCTCCATAGTGATGGTCTTGGAGGGTTATAACAACCTGATCTCAGAAAACTTCAACGGGGTCTCCCAGGTGAAGTCTGAAATCTCTTCGTTGACGGGTTACCTTGATCAGAGGGTGAAGGGGTCCTGCAGCAAGCATCTGACAAAAACCTCAGTGCCTGGCCCGctgcaggagctgcagagtcgaaAGGCGTTTATTCACACTGTGAGCATTGAGGCTCTAATGAGAGTGAAGCAGGTCCTCAATCAGCTGCTGAAGAACATGGATCACCTGAAAACTTGCTAG